A portion of the Streptomyces sp. NBC_00289 genome contains these proteins:
- a CDS encoding helix-turn-helix transcriptional regulator, which produces MSELFDAVDALLASRATLPPPAERKRLRAAHGLTIDEVATALKVRRATVSGWESGKTEPRPPERDAYARLLDKLAELYPATPADVAAPVKDAAVSATFTGAPDPTGEMPEVPDAAIDDMVEALYPTRRTTRVTPTSRRPGAQEAAPAGSADPAEAPAAAAPGAATSPARTTRPSSTSRRPGAKKAAPAGTPAGGTDPRFENGPLAVIDVDADGQVLAYCTGGLVLDVPAKSIPSLVDWTLREAKLGQPKLSGPGKDADPLIVLTPSVLERYGLPVALTDEERLAGRIPEGHKVIKQLVRAEWKLTKRGFGPWARIYRPAQGSERACVQLCIPSWNALDTRHWGEAGQLPPAELARVLGVYASRVMTPRGSTAVTGLELMTALHPPTRASEPDADGKRHSEHNPGSLGKEPVDCAPCEAPDGHPLLKDLPRFHVRGPAEKLFEEAYDWARPMTDAECTLRHLVGIDVNMAFAAGANGLTVGIGAPTHVKAPVFDPKLPGSWLVDLSHVDLSRVKVGKDKWADLDASLLPSPFTPKGERPEGPAWYATPTVAYAVELGYEVTPIEAYVRYENGRYLDGWYNRLRDAFLATMADLGVDADLEPADFLAAMDGYRGRDPELAIVVSAVKATVKGGLGKLRERPRGEGWRPGEPWRALSRPTWRPDIRAAVISRTRINLHRKIVKHASFTGQYPIAVLSDCVVYAANGESPLDFLPYKEGKPLPGGFKLGINPGLVKHEGTQEVLWGEEVRERFNAPQLNLARYIKDGTVTDVDNGE; this is translated from the coding sequence ATGTCCGAGTTGTTCGACGCGGTCGATGCCCTGCTCGCGTCCCGCGCCACACTCCCCCCACCGGCAGAGCGCAAGCGGCTGCGTGCCGCACACGGCCTGACGATCGATGAGGTGGCCACCGCGCTGAAGGTGCGCCGGGCCACGGTGTCCGGCTGGGAGTCCGGCAAGACCGAGCCCCGCCCGCCGGAGCGCGACGCCTACGCCCGGCTGCTGGACAAACTCGCGGAGCTCTACCCCGCCACTCCGGCCGACGTGGCCGCACCCGTCAAGGACGCCGCGGTGTCGGCCACGTTCACCGGCGCGCCCGACCCGACAGGCGAAATGCCAGAGGTTCCGGACGCTGCGATCGACGACATGGTCGAAGCCCTTTACCCGACCCGCCGCACCACCAGGGTCACGCCGACGTCGCGCCGTCCTGGGGCGCAGGAGGCGGCCCCGGCGGGCTCCGCCGACCCGGCGGAAGCGCCTGCCGCCGCTGCTCCGGGCGCCGCGACGAGTCCGGCGCGCACCACCAGGCCGTCGTCGACGTCGCGCCGACCGGGCGCGAAGAAGGCGGCCCCGGCCGGAACCCCGGCAGGCGGCACCGACCCACGGTTCGAGAACGGACCGCTCGCGGTCATCGACGTCGACGCCGACGGCCAGGTCCTCGCGTACTGCACCGGCGGCCTGGTCCTGGACGTGCCCGCCAAGTCGATCCCGTCCCTGGTCGACTGGACGCTGCGCGAGGCGAAACTCGGGCAGCCGAAGCTGTCCGGCCCGGGCAAGGACGCCGACCCGCTGATCGTCCTCACCCCGTCCGTGCTGGAGCGCTACGGCCTGCCGGTCGCCCTCACGGATGAGGAGCGCCTCGCCGGGCGGATCCCGGAGGGCCACAAGGTCATCAAGCAGCTGGTCCGCGCGGAGTGGAAGCTGACCAAGCGCGGGTTCGGGCCGTGGGCGCGGATCTACCGTCCCGCGCAGGGTTCGGAGCGGGCCTGCGTGCAGCTGTGCATCCCGTCGTGGAACGCGCTGGACACCCGGCACTGGGGCGAGGCCGGGCAGCTTCCGCCGGCGGAACTCGCGCGCGTGCTGGGCGTGTACGCGTCGCGGGTGATGACGCCGCGCGGATCGACCGCCGTGACGGGCCTGGAGCTGATGACCGCGCTACACCCGCCGACCCGGGCCTCCGAGCCGGACGCCGACGGTAAGCGGCACTCCGAGCACAACCCCGGCTCGCTGGGCAAGGAGCCGGTGGACTGCGCGCCGTGCGAGGCCCCCGACGGGCACCCGCTCCTCAAGGACCTGCCGCGTTTCCACGTCCGCGGCCCTGCGGAGAAGTTGTTCGAGGAGGCGTACGACTGGGCGCGGCCGATGACCGATGCCGAGTGCACCCTGCGCCACCTGGTCGGCATCGACGTGAACATGGCCTTTGCCGCCGGTGCCAACGGCCTGACCGTCGGCATCGGTGCGCCCACCCACGTCAAGGCACCGGTGTTCGACCCAAAGCTGCCCGGCTCCTGGCTGGTCGACCTCTCCCATGTGGACCTGTCGCGGGTGAAGGTCGGCAAGGACAAGTGGGCGGACCTGGACGCGAGTCTGCTGCCCAGCCCGTTCACGCCCAAGGGCGAGCGCCCCGAAGGCCCGGCCTGGTACGCGACGCCGACCGTGGCGTACGCGGTGGAGCTCGGCTACGAGGTCACGCCGATCGAGGCGTACGTCCGCTACGAGAACGGCCGCTACCTGGACGGCTGGTACAACCGGCTGCGCGACGCCTTCCTCGCCACGATGGCCGACCTGGGTGTCGATGCCGACCTGGAGCCGGCCGACTTCCTGGCGGCGATGGACGGATACCGCGGCCGTGACCCGGAGCTGGCGATCGTCGTCTCCGCGGTCAAGGCGACGGTGAAGGGCGGCCTGGGCAAGCTGCGCGAGCGGCCCCGGGGTGAGGGCTGGCGTCCGGGCGAGCCGTGGCGCGCGCTGTCCCGCCCGACCTGGCGTCCGGACATCCGCGCGGCTGTCATCTCCCGCACCCGGATCAACCTGCACCGCAAGATCGTCAAGCACGCCAGTTTCACCGGGCAGTACCCGATCGCGGTCCTGTCCGACTGCGTCGTCTACGCCGCCAACGGCGAGAGCCCGCTGGACTTCCTGCCCTACAAGGAGGGCAAGCCGCTGCCCGGCGGCTTCAAGCTCGGCATCAACCCGGGCCTGGTCAAGCACGAGGGCACCCAGGAAGTCCTGTGGGGCGAAGAGGTCCGCGAGCGGTTCAACGCACCGCAGCTCAACCTCGCGCGGTACATCAAGGACGGCACCGTCACCGACGTCGACAACGGAGAGTAG